One Chitinophagaceae bacterium C216 genomic window carries:
- the hppA1 gene encoding Putative K(+)-stimulated pyrophosphate-energized sodium pump: protein MQHVIYLVPLMAIIGLLYTYFKFKWVARQEAGTPRMKEISDYISVGAMAFLKAEWKILAYFVIVVGILLAVLAQTNPHSHWLIAAAFVVGAVSSAFAGYVGMRAATLANVRTAHAARTSLKKALNVSFSGGAVMGVGVAGLAVLGLGGLYIVLKQYFAPDAPLNSEEMIQTIEVLTGFSLGAESIALFARVGGGIYTKAADVGADLVGKVEAGIPEDDPRNPATIADNVGDNVGDVAGMGADLFGSYVATVLATIVLGQQIKITGEDPLGGFSPIILPMLIAGIGILFSIVGTFFVKISENASIKTQTVQKALNMGNWGSIILTALASVFLVNWLMPEQMELRGFVFTKYGVLGAIGVGLLVGALMSIITEYYTAMGKRPVNMIIKKSSTGHATNVIGGLAMGMESTFLPILVLAAGIWGSYQCAGLYGVAIAAAAMMATTAMQLAIDAFGPIADNAGGIAEMSELPKEVREKTDVLDAVGNTTAATGKGFAIASAALTSLALFAAFVGVSNISGIDIYKANVLAALFVGAMIPLLFSSLAIRAVGEAAMSMVEEVRRQFHTIPGIMEGTGKPEYDKCVAISTEASIKKMIVPGTIAIISPLIVGFLPGFGAEALGGFLAGATVSGVLLGMLQNNSGGAWDNAKKSFEKGVEINGKMYYKKSEPYKASVTGDTVGDPLKDTSGPSMNILIKLMSIVSLVIAPTLAQMNDSDTATTAHTPTPVSVSHVNKHEIVKDSMSTFNMQATHSTH, encoded by the coding sequence ATGCAACACGTCATTTATCTGGTCCCCTTGATGGCCATCATAGGCTTGCTATACACATATTTTAAGTTTAAGTGGGTTGCTAGGCAAGAAGCCGGAACTCCTAGAATGAAAGAAATTAGCGACTACATTAGTGTGGGTGCTATGGCTTTTTTAAAAGCTGAGTGGAAAATTTTGGCCTACTTCGTTATCGTAGTAGGCATTTTATTAGCCGTGTTGGCACAAACCAATCCACACTCCCACTGGCTTATTGCTGCTGCATTTGTGGTGGGAGCTGTTTCCAGCGCCTTTGCAGGTTACGTAGGTATGCGTGCGGCTACTTTAGCCAACGTAAGAACAGCACATGCGGCTAGAACGAGTTTAAAAAAAGCATTGAATGTTTCCTTCAGCGGTGGCGCCGTAATGGGTGTGGGCGTTGCGGGACTAGCTGTATTAGGTTTAGGAGGTTTGTATATAGTACTAAAACAATATTTCGCTCCCGATGCTCCTCTGAATTCGGAAGAAATGATTCAGACCATTGAAGTACTAACCGGTTTTTCTCTTGGAGCCGAATCAATTGCTTTATTCGCACGTGTGGGTGGCGGTATTTATACCAAAGCTGCTGACGTAGGAGCAGACTTGGTGGGAAAGGTAGAAGCGGGTATCCCTGAAGATGACCCCCGCAACCCGGCCACCATTGCCGATAATGTGGGAGATAATGTAGGCGACGTAGCGGGTATGGGAGCCGACCTCTTTGGATCTTATGTTGCTACGGTTCTGGCTACCATCGTACTGGGACAACAAATTAAAATTACCGGAGAAGATCCTTTAGGTGGCTTCTCCCCGATTATTTTGCCTATGCTTATTGCAGGCATCGGTATCTTATTCTCTATCGTCGGAACTTTCTTCGTTAAAATAAGCGAGAACGCCAGTATTAAAACCCAGACAGTGCAAAAGGCGCTCAATATGGGGAACTGGGGATCTATTATATTAACCGCATTGGCATCTGTATTTTTGGTTAACTGGCTGATGCCGGAGCAAATGGAATTGCGCGGATTCGTATTTACGAAATACGGCGTATTGGGTGCTATCGGTGTAGGATTGCTGGTAGGTGCTTTGATGAGCATCATAACGGAGTATTACACAGCCATGGGTAAGCGCCCTGTAAATATGATTATCAAAAAATCATCTACAGGTCATGCAACCAATGTCATCGGCGGTTTAGCCATGGGCATGGAATCTACCTTCCTGCCTATCCTTGTACTGGCTGCTGGTATATGGGGCTCTTATCAGTGTGCAGGCCTTTACGGAGTGGCTATCGCTGCTGCTGCAATGATGGCTACTACCGCCATGCAGTTGGCCATTGATGCCTTCGGGCCTATTGCCGACAACGCCGGAGGCATTGCTGAAATGAGTGAACTACCTAAAGAAGTACGCGAAAAAACCGACGTATTGGATGCCGTAGGAAACACTACAGCTGCCACAGGAAAAGGATTTGCTATCGCTTCTGCAGCCTTAACTTCTTTAGCACTTTTTGCAGCCTTTGTGGGTGTTTCCAATATTAGCGGCATTGACATTTATAAAGCCAATGTGCTGGCGGCTTTATTCGTAGGAGCTATGATTCCGCTGTTATTTTCTTCTTTAGCCATTCGCGCAGTAGGCGAAGCAGCAATGTCAATGGTAGAAGAAGTGCGCCGTCAGTTCCATACCATTCCAGGCATCATGGAAGGTACAGGCAAACCGGAATACGATAAATGCGTAGCTATTTCTACTGAAGCATCTATCAAGAAAATGATTGTACCGGGTACTATTGCCATTATCTCACCCTTAATAGTAGGATTTTTACCAGGCTTTGGAGCTGAAGCACTGGGCGGATTTCTAGCCGGTGCTACTGTAAGTGGTGTTTTATTAGGAATGCTGCAAAATAACTCTGGTGGTGCTTGGGATAATGCTAAAAAATCTTTTGAAAAAGGCGTTGAGATCAACGGTAAGATGTACTATAAAAAATCAGAACCCTATAAAGCATCGGTAACCGGAGATACTGTTGGCGATCCGCTTAAAGATACTTCCGGACCATCGATGAACATTCTGATTAAACTCATGTCGATCGTATCGCTAGTCATTGCTCCTACTCTTGCTCAAATGAATGATAGTGATACTGCAACCACAGCTCATACACCTACTCCCGTAAGTGTATCACATGTAAATAAGCATGAAATCGTAAAAGATTCCATGAGCACTTTCAATATGCAAGCAACTCATTCAACTCATTAA
- the gucD gene encoding Alpha-ketoglutaric semialdehyde dehydrogenase yields the protein MEFLQKLQISTHNEGISTGSKWLAGHGVVINSYSPVDGALIAAVSTANKEDYDQVVTKAQEAFEQWRLWPAPKRGEVVRQIGQALRAYKEELGKLVSYEMGKSLQEGMGEVQEMIDICDFAVGLSRQLHGLTMHSERPGHRMYEQYHPLGVVGIITAFNFPVAVWSWNSMLAWICGDVCVWKPSEKTPLCAIACQHIITSIFEANGVPEGVSCLVSGGREVGEWISKDERIPLVSATGSTRMGKAVAVNVAQRLGRSLLELGGNNAIIVTKNADLQIAVPAAVFGAVGTAGQRCTTTRRLIIHEEIFDVFTNKLLHAYQQLKIGNPLNPENHVGPLIDKDAVQQYLHAIEECKNQGGVFLTDTGVLDGEAYSSGCYVKPCIAKVAHHYPIVHKETFAPILYLIPYKTLEEAITIQNSVPQGLSSAIMTTDLREAELFLSHAGSDCGIANVNIGTSGAEIGGAFGGEKETGGGRESGSDAWKNYMRRQTNTINYTNQLPLAQGIKFDIS from the coding sequence ATGGAATTCCTGCAAAAACTACAGATCAGCACTCACAACGAAGGCATCAGTACCGGAAGTAAATGGTTAGCCGGACATGGTGTTGTTATCAATTCTTATTCTCCTGTAGATGGCGCACTTATCGCGGCCGTAAGTACTGCAAACAAAGAAGATTATGACCAAGTTGTAACCAAAGCCCAAGAAGCTTTTGAGCAATGGCGCTTATGGCCGGCACCCAAACGCGGCGAGGTAGTAAGACAAATTGGTCAAGCTTTAAGAGCGTACAAAGAAGAACTGGGCAAACTTGTTTCTTATGAGATGGGAAAAAGTCTGCAAGAAGGCATGGGCGAAGTACAAGAAATGATTGACATCTGTGATTTTGCAGTAGGACTAAGCCGACAGTTACATGGCCTAACCATGCACAGCGAACGTCCTGGACACCGCATGTATGAGCAATATCACCCCTTGGGTGTTGTAGGAATTATTACCGCATTCAACTTTCCTGTTGCCGTATGGAGCTGGAATAGTATGCTGGCCTGGATTTGTGGCGATGTATGCGTATGGAAACCTTCTGAAAAAACACCTTTATGTGCCATAGCTTGTCAGCATATCATAACATCGATTTTCGAAGCCAATGGCGTTCCCGAAGGTGTGAGTTGTCTTGTTTCCGGCGGTCGTGAAGTAGGTGAATGGATTTCGAAAGATGAAAGAATACCCTTGGTTTCGGCAACCGGCTCTACTCGTATGGGCAAAGCTGTAGCAGTCAACGTAGCTCAAAGATTGGGACGTTCTTTGCTGGAATTGGGAGGTAATAATGCTATTATTGTTACTAAAAATGCGGACTTACAAATCGCAGTACCCGCCGCCGTATTTGGAGCCGTGGGTACCGCAGGACAAAGATGCACTACCACCAGACGACTCATCATTCATGAAGAAATATTTGATGTATTTACGAACAAGTTGCTCCACGCCTATCAGCAATTAAAAATTGGGAATCCGTTAAATCCCGAAAATCATGTGGGACCACTGATTGATAAAGATGCTGTACAACAATATCTACACGCCATTGAAGAATGCAAAAATCAAGGTGGTGTATTTCTAACTGATACCGGGGTGCTCGACGGAGAAGCATACAGCAGTGGTTGTTATGTAAAACCCTGTATCGCCAAAGTAGCTCACCACTACCCCATTGTACACAAAGAAACCTTTGCACCGATTCTTTATTTAATCCCGTACAAAACACTGGAAGAAGCCATTACCATACAAAACAGCGTACCTCAGGGCTTATCATCAGCCATCATGACTACCGACCTTCGCGAAGCGGAGCTATTTTTATCACATGCCGGAAGCGATTGCGGTATTGCTAATGTGAATATCGGAACTAGCGGCGCAGAAATCGGAGGTGCTTTTGGGGGAGAAAAAGAAACAGGCGGTGGTCGCGAAAGTGGTAGTGACGCTTGGAAAAACTATATGCGCAGACAAACCAATACTATCAATTACACCAACCAGCTGCCTTTAGCACAAGGCATAAAATTCGATATCAGTTAA